In Terriglobus aquaticus, the genomic window TAAAATAGCTTCAATGAAGATCGCGCTCGCCCAGCTCAACCCCACGGTCGGCGACTTCGCCGGCAATGTGCGAGATATGCTCCGGGCAGCGGAGGCCGCCGCCCAACAGGGCGCCCGCCTCGTCCTCTTTCCGGAACTCGCCGTCTGCGGCTACCCGCCCAAAGACCTCATCGAGAGCAGCGATTTCCTACACGCCGCCCAGCGCGCCGCCGACCAGATCACCGCGGCGTCAGCCCGCCCCGACATGCCGGCAATGCTCTTCGGCTGCCCGCTCCCCTTCGAGAAACGACCCGGCAAGCTCGCGAAAAATGTCGCAATCCTCTGCGCCAACGGAGAGGTCCTGCTGGAGCAGCAGAAAATGCTCTTGCCGTTCTACGACGTCTTCGACGAACAACGCTACTTCGAACCCGGCACCGAGCAGCATCTGGTCGAACTCGACGGCGAGGTCCTCGCCATCACCGTCTGCGAAGACGCTTGGAACGACAAGGATTTCTGGCCCGAGCGCTGGTACGAGAACGACCCCGTCGACCGCCTGATGCACCAGCGCATGCCCGATGGCCGCGCCCCTCAGATCATCCTCAACATCTCCGCGTCACCGTACTGGGAGGGCAAGGAAGCGATCCGCCGCGAGATGCTGGCCGCGGTCGCCCGCCGCCACAACGTTCCCGTAGCCATGTGCAACCAGGTCGGCGGCAACGATAGCCTGCTGTTCGACGGCGGCTCGTTCGCTCTGCGTTGCGACGGCGAGCTCGCCGCGCACGCCAGGACCTTCGAGACCGATCTCGTCTTCTTCGACAGCACCTGTGACCAGCCCGCGCTAGTGCCCAACTCCGAGCCCGACATCGCGCAGGATTGGCAGGCGCTCGTCCTGGGCACCCGCGACTACCTGCACAAGACCGGCTTCACGCAGGGCCTGGTCGGCCTCAGCGGCGGCATCGATTCCGCGCTGGTCGCGGCCATCGCGGTCGAAGCGCTCGGCGAGGAGAACGTCTTCGGCATCGGCATGCCCAGCGAGTTCTCCTCCGGCCACTCCATCGACGACGCACGCGAACTCGCCAGCAATCTCGGCATCCGCTTCGAGCTCCTCCCCATCCGCCCCGGGGTCGACGCGATGTCCTCCGTGCTCGACCCCGTCTTCCACGGCACGCCCTTCGGTCTTGCCGAGGAAAACCTGCAATCGCGCCTGCGCGGCGTCCTGCTCATGGCCGTCTCCAACAAGTTCGGCCACCTCGTCCTGACCACCGGGAACAAGAGCGAAATGGCCACCGGCTATTGCACGCTCTACGGCGACATGGCCGGCGCGCTCGCCGTCATTGGCGACGTCTGGAAGACACGCGTTTACCAGCTCGCGCACTACGCCAATCGCAACGGCATCGTCATTCCCGAAAACACCATCAGCAAGCCGCCGTCCGCCGAGCTTCGCCCGGGTCAGCTCGACACCGACTCGCTTCCGCCATACGAGATCCTCGATCCGCTTTTGCAGGCCTACGTCGAGCGCTACGAGTCGGCGGAACAGATTGCGACAGCACAACACCTCGATCTCGCTCTCGTCGAGCGCGTCCTTCGCCTCGTCCAGCGCAGCGAATACAAGCGCCAGCAGGCCGCACCTATCCTCAAGATCACCCGCAAAAGCTTCGGCCCCGGCCGCCGCTTTCCACTTGCCGCAAAGTTCAGCAACAGCAACGCGCCGCTCCCTTCCGCAATGTCATCCTGAGCGTGGCGAAGGGCCTGCTTTCTTCTCGGTGCGGCAGAGAGTCTTACGGCCGGACCAGGACCCGCACGAAACCAAGGATCATCCGACACATGAAGCTGCCTGCCATCCTTCTCTGCGCCGCCGCCCTCACCGCCTCCGTGGCCATCGCGCAGGGCACACCTGCGAGCCCCACTGCCCAGACCACCCCGGCCGCGCCCGCCGACATCTTCCCGCCAGCGAATCCGAAGTTCTTCGACGCCGCGTCGCCGACCACCGCCGAGGTGAACGCCTTCCTGAACGTGATTTGGGGCTACGACCAGAACCGCACCTGGCGCGTCGAGGCCATCCAGAAAACCCGCGCGGCCAATGTCGCCAAGGTGACCGTCTTCGTCGCCGACAAGAGCCAGGGCAACAAGGTGGAAAGCCTGCGCTTCTTCACCACGCCCGACGGCAAGCACGCCATCGCCGACGCCGTATTTTCCTTCGGACCGCACCCCTATGACGATCTGCGCGCCATGCTCGCTCAGCGCGCCGACGGCCCGTCGCGCGGCTCCGCCAACAAGACGCTCGAACTCGTCGAGTTCGCCGACCTTCAGTGCCCGCACTGCAAGGAAGCCGCGCCCGTCATCGCCGACCTTCAGCGCGACTTCCCGGGCGCACACTTTGTGTTCCAGAACTTCCCGCTTGTCGACATCCATCCCTTCGCCGGCCAGGGTGCTGCCTACGGCAACTGCGTCGCGCAAGCCAAGGGCGATGCGGCCTTCTACACCTACATCGACAACGTCTTCGCGCACCAGGAGTCGCTCACGCCCGAGCTCGGCCAGCAGACCCTGGACAACGCCGTAACAGCCGCCGGTGCAGACCCCGCCGCCGTCAAGGCCTGCGCCGCCTCACCCGCCGCCCAGGCCAAGGTCGCCGCGCAGATCAAGCTGGCCGAAGACGCCGACATCGAGCAGACCCCGACCCTCGTCATCAACGGGCACCCGCTCGCCTTTGGCGCGATCCCCTACGAACAGCTCAAGCAGATCATCGCCTGGGACGCCAAACAAACCGGAGCCGCCTCCGCTCTCGCCGCCAAGTAGTCCTGGACGTCTTACGGCAATCGGAGCCGGTGACGAGAAGCGGTGTTCGCCCGCATCATTGAAGCGCGGTCAGTGCGTTATCGCGGGTGTGAGTTGCTCGTTGACCACACCGGTTCCACCAGTTCTGTGCGCAGGAGAGGACCGCCGAGGAAGAGCGGGCTCTCCGACTTGATGAACGCGGTGACCTGGCCGGCGCCGATCCACACTTCGCTGTCCTCCGGCTCTTTTCCGATTATGGGAGCAACGATCCCGGCGATCCCGCCCAACTCGACGTGGATCTTGTACTTCTGCGCCCTGTTCGATAGACCTGCGCTGCGGAAGGTTTCAACGCCATCCGGTTTGAAGGACAGGTGAACCAGCCTGGGCTTGGGTGTCGCCGCCAGGTAGCTAATCTTTGTCTCGGGCGCTTGCGGGGAAAGGTTCTTGGCTAGGTCAAGCAAGATACCGTTGGACAGATCGTTCGGTAAGTCCATGTGGCTGGTGTCGATCTTCGGCTTACCACTATCCATGTAGCGAACAGTAACTTCGCCACTTCGCGCGTTGATCATCACATCCGCAGGTTTCGTGAAGCTTGGCCCCTTTTGGATGTGGTGATCGCTCACCAGCCGAAAGTGGCCAGCCTGCGTAAAGACCGTCGTCTCGTCATCGATCGACCCGTCTTTGAAGCGGTAAACCAGTCGCGACGTGATAGTTCCGCTGCGAATGGTTTGGGTCAGGTCGCCGGAGGCCAGCAGCTTGCCATCCGGACTCCGCAGCGCAAGATAGCCATGGACAGATCCTTCCGGGTAGCGAACCGCAACAGGCTCTCCAGCGGAAAGCGCGGGCAACAGGGCAGCGCCCGTAAGCAGCAGAGTGCGGAGGATCATAGGCGTTAGATGCTGCCGTGATAGCTAGGCGAAACCCTGGTAGTGGCGAAATCGGCCGAAAGAATGCTCGCTTTGCGCTTCTAGCTCGCCGCCAGGAACGCGAACCGCGCCAGGAACACTGCCGCCAAGACAAACAAGAGCCAGTCCTGTCGCCGCGCGCGCCCACTGAACAGCCGCAGCACCGCGTACGCGCACAGCCCGATGCCCAGCCCGTTCGCAATGGAGTAGCTCAGCGGGATCACCACCAGCGTGAGAAACGCCGGGATCGCCACCACCGGGTCTGCCCACTCGATCTCCGCGATTGAGCCCAGCATCAGCGCGCCCACGATGATCAGCGCCGGCGCCGTCGCCGACGCCGGGATCGGCCCGACCAGCGGCGCCACAAACAGCGCCGCCAGAAAGCATAGCCCGGTCACAATCGCTGGCACACCGGTTCGTCCGCCTGCAGCCACTCCCGCGGCCGACTCGATGTACGAACACACCGTGCTCGTTCCCGTCAGAGCGCCTGCCACGGTCGCCGTCGCATCCGCAAAGAAGATGCGCTCCAGCCGCGGAATGCGGTCCTCATCGTCAATCAGTCCGGCTCGCTTGGTCACCGCGATCAGCGTCCCGATGTTGTCGAACAGGTCGACAAACAGGAACACAAAGATAATCTCCAGCCCGCCCAGCTTCAGCGCCCCGCGCACATCCAACTGCAGCGCCGTCGCCGTCAGGTCGTGCAGCGCATAGTGCTGCGGCTGCCAGTGCACGCGCCCCAGCACAAACGCCGTCAGCACCGTCCCCGCGATCCCAATCAGGATCGAAGCCCGCACCCGCAGCGCCTGCAGCACCGCGATCAGCAACAACCCGAACAGAGCCAGGAGCGTATCCGGCGCGCGCAGGTTACCCAGCGTCACCGCCGTCGCCGGGTCCTTCACGATGATGCCCGCCTCGGTTAGCCCGATGAACGCGATGAACAGCCCGATACCGCCCGCTACCGCCGCGTGCAGTTCGCGCGGAATCGCCCCAACCAGCAATTGCCGCACACCACCCAACGTCAGCAGCAGAAACACCACGCCCGACAGAAACACCGCGCCCAGCGCCGTCTGCCATGGCACATGCATCTTCAGGCAAACCGTATAGGTGAAGTACGCATTCAGCCCCATGCCCGGCGCCAGCGCCAGCGGATACCGCGCCAGCACGCCCATCAGCACCGATCCAAAGGCCGCGCACAAACATGTCGCCGCCGTCACCGCCGCAATCGGCATGCCTGTCTTTGACAGGACCGCCGGGTTCACAAAGATGATGTAGGCCATGGTGACAAACGTCGTCAGCCCGGCCAGCACCTCCGTGCGCCACGTGGTCCCAAGGCGTTCGAAGTCGAAGTAGCGCTCGATCGCTGCGCGCACGCCTTACCCAAGCTCCGCCGAGGAACCCTGCAGCGCCAGCAGGCGCTCCCACAATTGCCGCAGGCCCTTGTCCTGCTTGCCCAGCTTGGCAGAGCAGGGAATCACCGCCTCCACGCCATGCTCGCGCTTCAGCGCCGCCACCGACTTCGCCAGCGCGTTGCTCGACAGCCGGTCGCTCTTCGTCCCGATCACCACAAACTCGCGACCTACCTCGCGCAGGAAGTCGATCAACTGCCCGTCGCTCGCCTGCGGCGGAATGTTCGTGTCCACCAGGCAGCAGCACAGCTTCAACTCCGGCCGCTCCGCGAGGTATGGATCGATGAATGCCGGCCATTCCGCGCTGATCGACTTCGAAATCTTCGCGTACCCATACCCCGGCAAATCCGCAAACACCAGCGACGGCAACGCCTTCACCTTGCCGCTCGCGGCCTCTTCATACAAACCAAAGAAATTGATCGACCGCGTTCGCCCCGGCGTCGATGACACCCGCGCCTGCGTCTCGCTCAGCAGGGCATTGATCAGGCTCGACTTGCCCACATTCGACCGGCCCAGGAACGCCACCTCGGGCGCCCCGCCCGTCTTCGCGGCAGTGGGGAACTGGCCCGCCGCAAAGGCCGACAACAAGAACTGTGCGCGTAGCCGCATGCTCCAAGTGTACGGTCCAGCTCCGTTGAGCCTCCGCATCTCGCGTTACACTCCACGCATGATTCGCCACCTGCGACAGGCTTTCAATCACAACTACACCGACGCCGCCTACCAGCACCTGCTCGCCGACCTGAATCGCATCACCCGCACAGAACTTTCTATCCGCGTGGCTGAGACCCCGGTCTTCCTGCCCCAGACCATGCTGCAGCAGATGATCGACGCCGGCGCAGCCATGACGCACCAACTGGTTAGCGATACCGAGTACCTCCAGCAGGCCGCCGCGACGATCCCACCGGCCTTTCGCGTGGCGAACCAAAGCGCTCGCCCACACTTTATGACCGTCGACTTCGGCCTCGTCCACACCGGAGATGGCTCATGGCAGGGCGACCCCGCCACTCTTGAGCCTCGCCTCGTCGAGCTCCAGGCCTTCCCCTCCGTCTTCGGTCTCCAGTCGCTGCTCGGCCAGCTCTATTGCAAGCACTTCAATCTCTCCGGCAGCGTCGCGCAATATCCCAACGATCTTGATGAGACCACCTATTGGCAGCTCCTCCGCCAAACGATCGTTGCCGACCACGATCCTGCCAACGTCGTCCTTCTGGAAGTCTCGCCCGACCAGCAGAAAACCCTTCCCGACTTCCACATCCACGAGGATCGCCTCGGCATCGCCACGGTGGACATCGCGCACGTCCGGCAGCGCGGTCGCCACCTCTTCTACGAACGCGACGGCGTCGAGACACCCATTCGCCGCATCTACAACCGCTCAATCGCCGACGAGATGGTCCGCAAGTCCATCCAGCCCGGCTTCGACCTCACCGCCGACCTCGACGTCGAGTGGGCCGGTCACCCCAACTGGTACTTCCTCATCAGCAAGTTCGCTCTGCCTTACCTGCGCCACCCCTTCGTCCCGCCTGCTGTCTTCCTCAGCGACTTTCTCAACGGCAGGAGCCGGGACCGTCTTTCCGCCGATCGTTCGCAATGGGTCTTCAAACCGCTGTTCTCGTTCGCCGGCAAGGGCATCGAGTTCGGCCCCTCCGACGAAACCCTCGCCGCCGTCCCCGCAGCCGAGCGGGCCAACTACCTCTTGCAGCAGCGCGTCGCCTTCACGCCCACCGTCGACACACCCTTCGGCATGACCCAGGTTGAAGTTCGAATCATGTACGTCTGGCCCGATGGCGGCGACCTCCAGGCCATCCAGACGCTCACCCGCCTCGGCCGCGGTGCCATGATGGGCGTCGATCACAACCGCAATCAGCAGTGGGTGGGAGGCTCGGCTGGCCTCATCGCCTGAAACTCTTCGACTTTTCGCCGGTGACTGTGGTAACAAAGGGTAAGCATGTACGTAACTCGAAGACGAGCGGTGCCGGCGCCACCTCCCGCCGTCAACGACCCATTGCGCGCCTCGGTTCGCTTTCCGCTGCAGTTGCCCGTTCAACTTCACGCTGGCGAAGCCGTAGTCGCTGCAACTACCGTCGACGTGTCCGCCACAGGCATGCTGTTTACCTCGGAAGATGTGCTCGAGGTAGGCACGGAATTGGATTGGGAACTGTTACTGCCCGCTGAAGCCATGGGCACAGCGGCCGACATCAGCGTCCTCTGCCACGGTCGTGTCGTTTGGGTCCAGCACGAACCACCCACTCGCATGGCCGTGATGATCGATCAGTACCGGATGAAGGAGAATGCGCCATGACTGCAAATGGCCCCATCAACCCCACTACCGAAGCCGCACCCAGCCCTGAGATCCGGGTCATCCTTGCAGACTCGCAGGCCATCTACCGCGTCGGCATGCGCAAGGTCTTCGCCGTCGAAGACGACATTCGAGTCGTTGCCCAGGCTGAAACCCTGAACAACCTCTACACCGCACTGCAGCGCTTTCCGACCGATGTCGTCGTGCTCGAGGGACAGTTGCTCGCCGGCACCATCGACGCCATCCCGGAGCTGGTGCGCCGCGCGCCGGACGCCAAGATCATCGTCCAGGTTGTGGAAGTGGACGAATCCACCACGGTCGAGCTCTACCGCCGCGGCGTCCGCGGCGTCGTGCCCCGCTCCATCTCGCCAGACATGCTGATCAAGTGCATCCGCAAGATCGCTGCGGGCGAAACGTGGATCGATAACCAGTCCGTAGGGTGGGTCATCGAGGCCTACCGTTCTCAAGCGCAGCAGCTCACTTCGCCACGCGCTCAGCTCAAGTTTTCGCCCAAGGAGCTTGCCGTCATCTCCTGTATCACCCGCGGCATGCGCAACAAGGAGATCGCGTACCAGGTCGGCACCACCGAACAAGTGATTAAGAACTACCTACGGAAGATCTACGACAAGCTCGGCGTCTCCGACCGCCTGGAGCTGGCTCTCTACTGCATGCACCACCAACTGCTGAAGCAGTATCCCGCCGACGCCATGTTCGACCTGGCGGGCGATCCCGTGGCCGAACCCCTCAGCGTCCGCATGTAACTACCCTGTGTTGCAACAGCAAAGGGGAACGCCCATAGCGTTCCCCTTCTTGCTGTGCTAGTGCAGATTTACTGCTTCGCCACTTCCAGGTCGATGGTGAACCGTACTTCGTCGCCCAGCGTGGGCGCGCCGTACTTCTGCCCGAAGTTGAAGTCGCTGCGCTTGATCGTACCCACGGCCGAGAAACCGCTGACCAGCTTGCCGCCCATGCCCTTCTGCGGCGCCGCGGGACCGTCCACATCCAGGGTCACCGGCTTCGTCTGTCCGCCCAGCTTCAGATCGCCCACAATCTGCAACTTGCCGTCGCCGTTGCGCTTCACACTGGTCGATTTGAACGTAAGCGTCGGGTACTGATTCACATCGAAAAAGTCCGGACTCTTCAGGTGCTCATCCCGCTTTTCCTGGCCGGTGTTCACCGTCTTCGCATCGATCACGGCCTCCACGTGCGAGGCGCCGACGTTCTTGTCGTCCCACACCACGGTTCCGGTCACGCCCGAAAAGCTTCCGCGCACCGTGCTGACACCCAGGTGCTTGATTGAGAACTCCACGCCCGAGTGCGCCGGGTCGATCGTCCATGTGGACGCCTGCGCAAACGCAGCGGGTACAGCAAGCCCCGCGAGCAGCACCGCGGCTCCGGTCGCAAAGCGACGAACGCTCTGAATCATCTTTCTCCTCCTAGTACAACGACGCCGTTGCGGCAAGTGCGCGGGTCTGAAACTCGCTCTGCCCGCACCACCAGCGGTTGAACTTACTACAGCAGATGAGTGGCCGAAATTGGCGATGCAAAATTATTTCGTTATCGTACCTTTTTCGGCGCGCGCCCCGATCCTATCCGGTGTGCGACGATGACCACACCCGTTTATGGCCACTCACGCACCCGCTGGAATCGCCTCCGCCATCCGTGACCTCACACCCCGCCAGCGGAATGCCTTCATTGCCTGCTTTCTCGGCTGGTCGCTGGACGCCTTCGACTTCTTCATCCTCACCTATTGCCTTTCCGCAGTTGCTGCCGACTTCCACGTCACCATCAAGCAGGTCTCCGAGGGCCTCTTCTGGACACTGGCCATGCGTCCTGTCGGCGCTCTTCTCTTTGGCTTACTGGCCGAGCGTTGGGGTCGCAAGCCCACGCTCATGCTCAACGTGGTCTGCTTTGCGGTCTTCGAGTGCGCCTCCGCCTTTGCACCCACGCTGACCAGCCTGCTTGTGCTGCGCGCCCTGTTCGGCATCGCCATGGGTGGCGAGTGGGGCGTCGGCGCCGCGCTCGCCTTTGAAACACTGCCAGCCAAGGGCCGCGGCTTCTTCAGCGGTCTGCTGCAGGAGGGCTACAACGTCGGCAACCTGCTCGCCGCGGCTGCCTACTGGCTTGTCTTTCCGCACCTGCACGGCACCGGCATGCTCACCAACTGGCGCGTCATGTTCCTTCTCGGCGCGCTTCCCGCGCTGCTCGTCTTCTACATTCGCAGCGGTGTGGACGAGTCACCCGCCTGGCGCGAGCGCGAAGCCGGCATCACTCCTCGGAAAGCCCGCGCCACCGGCCTCCTGCAGTACGCTGGCACGTTCGCCATTCTCATCCTGCTCATGACCGCCTTTGCCTGCTTCAGCCACGGCACGCAGGACCTCTACCCAACCTTTCTCGAGAAGGGCAGGGGCTTCACGCCCGCCGTTGTCGGCAAGATCTCCGTCGTTGCAAACATCGGCGCCATCCTCGGCGGCATGGGCTTTGGCGCCTTCTCCGAACGCCTCGGCCGGCGCTGGACCATCATCCTCACCTCGCTCATGGCGATCCCGATGATCCCGCTCTGGGCTTGGTCGCACAGCGCCGTCATGCTCGCCGCTGGCGGCTTCCTGATGCAGGTCATGGTCCAGGGTGCCTGGGGCATCATCCCCGCGCACCTCAACGAACTGTCTCCGCCGGCCGTCCGAGCCATCGTGCCTGGCCTCACGTACCAGCTCGGCAACCTCTTCGCCTCGCGCGAGGCGCCCATCCAGGCCGGCCTCGCCGCCACCCACTTCGGAGGCTCGCTACAACCCGTTTTGGGCTGGACTGTCGTCGTCGTCGCCCTCTCCGTTTCGCTCTTCACCTTGCTCGCCGGCGAGCGTAAAGGCCAGGACCTCTCGTCCGCACACTAGCAACGCCGTCACCAGGACGCCCATCGCCTAAAATAGCCGCAGGACCTCCGTTTGCCACGCATTCACTTCCAGCAACAGCTCGCCACGCTCAAGGACAAGCTCCTGGCCATGGCCGCGCTCGCGCAGCAATCGCTGGAGCTGAGTGTCGAGGCCTTCCTGACCCGCGACGCCGCACTTTGCGACCACGTCCTCGACATCGAGCAGGCCATCAACGCCGCCGAGCGCGACGTGAACCTAATGGCCTGCGAGCTCTTCGCCAAACAGCAGCCCATGGCCATCGACCTCCGCTTCCTCATCGCCGTCCTCCGCATCAACGGCGACCTGGAGCGGATCAGCGACCAGGCGGCAAACACGGTAAAGCAGTGCCGCGCGCTTATGGAAGTCGAGCCCGACGGCCTCAACCCCGAGGAACTGCCCGGCGACATTGCAGGTATGGGCGACATCGCCCGCCGCATGATCCGCAACGCCATCCGCGCCCTGCTCAACGCTGACCCGGACCTTGCCGAAGAAGTGCTCACCATGGACGACGACATCGACCGCCTGAACCGCGACTCGCAGGCGGCGCTGCTCGACGCCATGCAGCAGAACCCCGACCGCACCGACCAGGCGCTGAACTCCATCATTGTCTGCCGCAACCTGGAACGCAGCGCCGACCACGCCACCAACATCGCCGAAGACGTCATCTTCTGGGTCCGCGGCTCTGACGTTCGCCACAGCTTCTCCGTCAGCGAGCAAGCCTCCGCGGCGGTGGCGTAAGCATGGTCCTTTGCATGCAGCGATGTTGTGGTCTGCCACTCTAGCCTCCGCGCTCGGGAGACGTAGCCACACCGGCATTCTCCAACAGCCCCGTTCTGAGCACACCACCGAAGCAACGTCGCTTTGTCACTCGTACGCACCCGCAGGAGCACCACGAATGCCCAATGAATCCTTCCTCGGCGACGCCGCCGAAGGCCTCGACAAAGTTCCATCCCCACCCGCCGCCGCCAAAGAAACTAAGGCGCAAAAGGTCGAGCGCCTCAAGCGCGAGCTGAATCCGTGGGAAGCCTGGTCGCAGGTGCGCCGCTTCGCCGCCGAGGGCCGCGAGTCCGTGCTGCCCGAGTGGGCCGGCACCTACTTCAAGTGGTGGGGCATTTACACCCAGGGCGACGGCATCGGCGCCGTGGGCGGCGTCGGTGGCGAGGGCAAAGCCACCGAGTACTTCATGATGCGCGTCGGCATTCCCAACGGCATCCTCACGCCGCAGCAGCTCCGCACCATCGCCGACATCACCGAGAAGTACGCCCGCGGCATCGGCGACATCACCACGCGCCAGAACATCCAGATGCACTGGCTCACCATTGAATCGCTCCCGCTCGTCGTCGACGCGCTCGAAGCCGTCGGCCTCAGCCCCAAGGGAGCCTGCGGCGACGTGGTCCGCAACGTCACTGGCTGTCCGCTCGCCGGCACCGACCCGCACGAAATCCTCGACGCG contains:
- a CDS encoding NAD+ synthase, producing the protein MKIALAQLNPTVGDFAGNVRDMLRAAEAAAQQGARLVLFPELAVCGYPPKDLIESSDFLHAAQRAADQITAASARPDMPAMLFGCPLPFEKRPGKLAKNVAILCANGEVLLEQQKMLLPFYDVFDEQRYFEPGTEQHLVELDGEVLAITVCEDAWNDKDFWPERWYENDPVDRLMHQRMPDGRAPQIILNISASPYWEGKEAIRREMLAAVARRHNVPVAMCNQVGGNDSLLFDGGSFALRCDGELAAHARTFETDLVFFDSTCDQPALVPNSEPDIAQDWQALVLGTRDYLHKTGFTQGLVGLSGGIDSALVAAIAVEALGEENVFGIGMPSEFSSGHSIDDARELASNLGIRFELLPIRPGVDAMSSVLDPVFHGTPFGLAEENLQSRLRGVLLMAVSNKFGHLVLTTGNKSEMATGYCTLYGDMAGALAVIGDVWKTRVYQLAHYANRNGIVIPENTISKPPSAELRPGQLDTDSLPPYEILDPLLQAYVERYESAEQIATAQHLDLALVERVLRLVQRSEYKRQQAAPILKITRKSFGPGRRFPLAAKFSNSNAPLPSAMSS
- a CDS encoding DsbA family protein: MKLPAILLCAAALTASVAIAQGTPASPTAQTTPAAPADIFPPANPKFFDAASPTTAEVNAFLNVIWGYDQNRTWRVEAIQKTRAANVAKVTVFVADKSQGNKVESLRFFTTPDGKHAIADAVFSFGPHPYDDLRAMLAQRADGPSRGSANKTLELVEFADLQCPHCKEAAPVIADLQRDFPGAHFVFQNFPLVDIHPFAGQGAAYGNCVAQAKGDAAFYTYIDNVFAHQESLTPELGQQTLDNAVTAAGADPAAVKACAASPAAQAKVAAQIKLAEDADIEQTPTLVINGHPLAFGAIPYEQLKQIIAWDAKQTGAASALAAK
- a CDS encoding NCS2 family permease, with product MRAAIERYFDFERLGTTWRTEVLAGLTTFVTMAYIIFVNPAVLSKTGMPIAAVTAATCLCAAFGSVLMGVLARYPLALAPGMGLNAYFTYTVCLKMHVPWQTALGAVFLSGVVFLLLTLGGVRQLLVGAIPRELHAAVAGGIGLFIAFIGLTEAGIIVKDPATAVTLGNLRAPDTLLALFGLLLIAVLQALRVRASILIGIAGTVLTAFVLGRVHWQPQHYALHDLTATALQLDVRGALKLGGLEIIFVFLFVDLFDNIGTLIAVTKRAGLIDDEDRIPRLERIFFADATATVAGALTGTSTVCSYIESAAGVAAGGRTGVPAIVTGLCFLAALFVAPLVGPIPASATAPALIIVGALMLGSIAEIEWADPVVAIPAFLTLVVIPLSYSIANGLGIGLCAYAVLRLFSGRARRQDWLLFVLAAVFLARFAFLAAS
- the yihA gene encoding ribosome biogenesis GTP-binding protein YihA/YsxC, giving the protein MRLRAQFLLSAFAAGQFPTAAKTGGAPEVAFLGRSNVGKSSLINALLSETQARVSSTPGRTRSINFFGLYEEAASGKVKALPSLVFADLPGYGYAKISKSISAEWPAFIDPYLAERPELKLCCCLVDTNIPPQASDGQLIDFLREVGREFVVIGTKSDRLSSNALAKSVAALKREHGVEAVIPCSAKLGKQDKGLRQLWERLLALQGSSAELG
- a CDS encoding PilZ domain-containing protein, producing MPAPPPAVNDPLRASVRFPLQLPVQLHAGEAVVAATTVDVSATGMLFTSEDVLEVGTELDWELLLPAEAMGTAADISVLCHGRVVWVQHEPPTRMAVMIDQYRMKENAP
- a CDS encoding response regulator transcription factor, producing MTANGPINPTTEAAPSPEIRVILADSQAIYRVGMRKVFAVEDDIRVVAQAETLNNLYTALQRFPTDVVVLEGQLLAGTIDAIPELVRRAPDAKIIVQVVEVDESTTVELYRRGVRGVVPRSISPDMLIKCIRKIAAGETWIDNQSVGWVIEAYRSQAQQLTSPRAQLKFSPKELAVISCITRGMRNKEIAYQVGTTEQVIKNYLRKIYDKLGVSDRLELALYCMHHQLLKQYPADAMFDLAGDPVAEPLSVRM
- a CDS encoding YceI family protein, whose amino-acid sequence is MIQSVRRFATGAAVLLAGLAVPAAFAQASTWTIDPAHSGVEFSIKHLGVSTVRGSFSGVTGTVVWDDKNVGASHVEAVIDAKTVNTGQEKRDEHLKSPDFFDVNQYPTLTFKSTSVKRNGDGKLQIVGDLKLGGQTKPVTLDVDGPAAPQKGMGGKLVSGFSAVGTIKRSDFNFGQKYGAPTLGDEVRFTIDLEVAKQ
- a CDS encoding MFS transporter, whose amino-acid sequence is MATHAPAGIASAIRDLTPRQRNAFIACFLGWSLDAFDFFILTYCLSAVAADFHVTIKQVSEGLFWTLAMRPVGALLFGLLAERWGRKPTLMLNVVCFAVFECASAFAPTLTSLLVLRALFGIAMGGEWGVGAALAFETLPAKGRGFFSGLLQEGYNVGNLLAAAAYWLVFPHLHGTGMLTNWRVMFLLGALPALLVFYIRSGVDESPAWREREAGITPRKARATGLLQYAGTFAILILLMTAFACFSHGTQDLYPTFLEKGRGFTPAVVGKISVVANIGAILGGMGFGAFSERLGRRWTIILTSLMAIPMIPLWAWSHSAVMLAAGGFLMQVMVQGAWGIIPAHLNELSPPAVRAIVPGLTYQLGNLFASREAPIQAGLAATHFGGSLQPVLGWTVVVVALSVSLFTLLAGERKGQDLSSAH
- the phoU gene encoding phosphate signaling complex protein PhoU — protein: MPRIHFQQQLATLKDKLLAMAALAQQSLELSVEAFLTRDAALCDHVLDIEQAINAAERDVNLMACELFAKQQPMAIDLRFLIAVLRINGDLERISDQAANTVKQCRALMEVEPDGLNPEELPGDIAGMGDIARRMIRNAIRALLNADPDLAEEVLTMDDDIDRLNRDSQAALLDAMQQNPDRTDQALNSIIVCRNLERSADHATNIAEDVIFWVRGSDVRHSFSVSEQASAAVA